Within the Micromonospora citrea genome, the region ATCCGGTCGCCCCGCCGGTACGCGTAGACGTGCACCGGATCCTGCTCGATCCGCCAGTAGAAGGGGATGCCGGCGGCGGCGTACTCGCCGGGCTTGGCGAACCGGTCCGTCCGCCGGGTGCCGGGCGACACGATCTCCACCGCGAGCACCACGTCCTCCGGCCGCAGCAGAGACCGGTCGGACGGTACGTCGACGCTGCGCAGCAACACGTCGGGCTGCCGGCTGGTGTTGGCGTTCAGCGCGACTCCGACGGCCTGGGCGACCCGGAGGTGCCCCGGTGCGTGCCGCAGCAGCCAGTGCGCGAGCAGCAGGGAGATGTCCTGGTGGCCCAGGGTGGGGGAGGGTGTCACCTGGATGACTCCGTCGACGAGTTCGACGCGGGGGGCGTCGTCCGGCAGGTCGAGCAGGTCCTCCAGCGTGTAGTCGGCACGCTGCTGCCGGAGCGGGTCCGGACACCAGGGGTCAGGTGGTGTCGCGATCGGCTCGGCGCTCACCGGCTCAGCGTAACCCCGTCCGGGCCCGGCGCAGTCGCACCCGGTGTCCGGCCTGTCACGCGGCCGGTTTCTCGGCGACGAAGATGGCGGTGCCGGGGAAGAGGCGGCCGCGCAGCGGGCTCCACTGCCCCCAGATCCCCTCGTGCCCCGCGGGCCACTCCGGCTCCACGAGGTCGACCAGGCGGAACCCGGCCGCCACCAGTTCCCGGACGCGGTCGCCCAGCGTGCGGTGCTGCTCGACGTAGGTGGCCCGGCC harbors:
- a CDS encoding Uma2 family endonuclease, translated to MSAEPIATPPDPWCPDPLRQQRADYTLEDLLDLPDDAPRVELVDGVIQVTPSPTLGHQDISLLLAHWLLRHAPGHLRVAQAVGVALNANTSRQPDVLLRSVDVPSDRSLLRPEDVVLAVEIVSPGTRRTDRFAKPGEYAAAGIPFYWRIEQDPVHVYAYRRGDRIGPGGERQYELVADSAELIELTEPFEIKLPVAEIVP